The Mangrovimonas cancribranchiae nucleotide sequence CCCAAAAGAGGTTTTTATTTGGCGTTCAATACCAAATTTTTCAAAAATGGGAACTTTAGTTTGATATAACTTAACTATAGATTCTTTTTTTGGTGCAATTTGCTGCACATAATCTTTAATTTGAATATAAAGCTCTTCATCATCAACATGAATACTTGTAAAGGTGTCGTTAAAAATGTCTCGTAAAATAGACGAGGCTTTGTTTAACTCTCCTAATACTTTGGTTGGGTGATGAGCTTTATGTAATTTTTTACACATGGCGTTCCAACGCCCCATAAGGTTGTGTAAATCTTTGTCTAATTCAGCCACTTTTTTGCCTTTGGCTACAGTACGTACAATAATTCCGAATCCTTGCGGTGTGATACTTTTAACAAGTCGTTTTAGGCGGTCTTTTTCTTCTTTGTCCTCTATTTTTTGAGAAATAGAAATACGGTTAGAAAAAGGTACTAAGACGATGTATCTGCCCGCTATCGAAAGTTCCGAACTTATGCGCGGCCCTTTTGTTGATATGGGTTCTTTTACTACTTGTACTAAAATAGACTGATTTGATTTTAAGACGTCGTTTATTTTGCCGTCTTTATCAATCTCTTTTTCAAATGGGAAGTTTTTTAAAGAAAAATCTTTTAGTTTTCCTGTGCTTACACGTTTTGTGAATTTTAAAAGGGAAGATAGTTTAGGGCCTAAATCGTGATAATGTAAAAAGCCGTCTTTCTCGTAACCTACGTTTACAAAAGCAGCGTTTAAGCCGGGAATAACTTTTCTTATTTTGGCAATAAATACATCGCCAACAGCAAAGTTATTACTTTCTTCATCTTTATGTAATTCAATTAATTTTCCATCTTTTAATAAGGCAAAATCAACATGTTCTGAATCAGATCTAATGATCAATTCTTTTTCCATTTTGTTAATTTTTATCCATACAATTACGTACAGATGGATTAAATAATATTTTCACAGGATTGTTAATCCAGAGGGTTTTAGACGGCGTAAGGTAAGCGCTGTCTTTTATAAAAACCCGTTATCAAAGAACGTTTTACTATAAAACCAAAAAAGTAGTTAACAAACTACTTTTTTGGGTTTATTTTTTCTTTTTATGACGATTAGCGCGTCTTCTTTTTTTACGCTTGTGCGTAGCTACCTTGTGTCTTTTACGTTTTTTACCACTTGGCATAAGTTACATGGGTTTAAAATTAATATTGTGTTTTAATTACTTTACTTCAACATTAGCTTTTACGCCTTCTAAGAAAACTTTAGCAGGTTTAAATGCTGGTATGTTGTGTGCAGGTATTTTAATAGTTGTGTTTTTAGAAATGTTACGTCCTGTTTTTTCAGCTCTAGTTTTCACGATAAAACTTCCAAAACCTCTTAAATAAACGTTATCTCCACTTTCTAAAGACGTTTTTACTTCATCCATAAAAGTTTCAACCGTTGCTTGAACATCTCCTTTTTCTATTCCTAATCTTTCAGAAATCTTTGCTACTAAATCAGCCTTAGTCATTTTTAAAATATTTTGTATAGTTACTATTAATTATAAAAGGGTTGCAAATATAGTCATTTAATATTCAATTTTTCAAACCTAAATAACTAAAATTTAACATTATAAACGTTTATTTTTGCGTTTAGTATATATTTTTCATGGTATTTTCACAAACTTTAACTAATTGGTACTCAGTAAATAAACGCGATTTGCCTTGGCGAAACACCGTCGACCCTTATCGTATTTGGCTATCAGAAATTATTTTACAGCAAACACAAATTAAGCAAGGATTACCTTATTATCAAGCATTTGTGAACGCTTATCCAAATGTAAAAAGCCTTGCAGATGCCTCGCAAGATGACGTTTTAAAGTTATGGCAAGGTTTAGGGTATTATTCTAGAGCGAGAAATTTACATGAAACAGCTAAACATGTTGCTTATAATCTTAACGGGAGTTTTCCAGATAGTTATAAAGAGTTATTAAAGCTTAAAGGCGTTGGCGATTATACAGCAAGTGCT carries:
- a CDS encoding HU family DNA-binding protein, whose product is MQNILKMTKADLVAKISERLGIEKGDVQATVETFMDEVKTSLESGDNVYLRGFGSFIVKTRAEKTGRNISKNTTIKIPAHNIPAFKPAKVFLEGVKANVEVK
- a CDS encoding ribonuclease E/G, with protein sequence MEKELIIRSDSEHVDFALLKDGKLIELHKDEESNNFAVGDVFIAKIRKVIPGLNAAFVNVGYEKDGFLHYHDLGPKLSSLLKFTKRVSTGKLKDFSLKNFPFEKEIDKDGKINDVLKSNQSILVQVVKEPISTKGPRISSELSIAGRYIVLVPFSNRISISQKIEDKEEKDRLKRLVKSITPQGFGIIVRTVAKGKKVAELDKDLHNLMGRWNAMCKKLHKAHHPTKVLGELNKASSILRDIFNDTFTSIHVDDEELYIQIKDYVQQIAPKKESIVKLYQTKVPIFEKFGIERQIKTSFGKTVSMAKGAYLVIEHTEAMHVVDVNSGNRSNKAKSQEETALEVNLIAATEMARQLRLRDMGGIIVVDFIDMTKAENRKALYNHLRDEMKDDRAKHKILPPSKFGLVQITRQRVRPEMNIKTRETNPNGTNGSEIEAPIVLVQKITHELEQLFKKDYKKVTLNAHPFIAAFLTRGFPSIRSKWFFEHKKWVKVLPRDAYTYLEYHFFDKNGKKIK